A stretch of Microcoleus sp. bin38.metabat.b11b12b14.051 DNA encodes these proteins:
- a CDS encoding cyclic peptide export ABC transporter has protein sequence MNVIWLLLKASWLNVSIAILTGLISGGCSAQLIALINRAISDNANQNLVWYFAGLAVLALVTGVISQFLLIYLSQEAVYNLRLSLSRGILSSPLRHLEELGANRLMATLTDDVGTLSNTIFLIPFLCVDMAVVVGCLTYLSTLSGTVFAVVFAFLALTIATVQLLLNKMRKFFDLAREEQDVLFKHFRSITEGIKELKLHSSRRQEFFDEELQVSAADSRDYNLQALNTAAVATGVGQLLFFMLIGLLLFAVPKFVPVSTSVLSAYILTSTYLMSPFQNILQRLPAIFRANTAVEKIERMGLALASQAEITAAVKPVKTADWQTLELKETTHSYPGDQEDSNFILGEISLKFHRGELVFIVGGNGSGKSTFAKLLTGLYIPESGEILLDGQRITNENREWYRQHFSAIFSDFYLFERLLGMTNHDLDKQAAEYLREFHLDNKVEVKDGVLSTTALSQGQRKRLALLTAYLEDRPIYLFDEWASDQDPFFRDIFYKQLLPELKRRGKTVFVISHDDRYFDLADRAIKLDYGKIEYDRQHG, from the coding sequence ATGAATGTAATCTGGCTGCTGTTAAAAGCTTCGTGGTTAAATGTTTCCATCGCCATCCTCACAGGCTTAATTAGTGGCGGTTGTAGCGCCCAATTAATTGCTCTGATCAACCGCGCCATCAGCGATAATGCCAATCAGAATTTAGTCTGGTACTTTGCCGGATTAGCAGTTTTAGCCCTCGTCACCGGCGTTATTTCCCAATTTTTGTTAATCTACCTTTCCCAAGAAGCTGTTTACAATCTGCGGCTGAGTTTAAGCCGAGGGATTTTGTCTTCTCCTTTGCGACACTTAGAAGAATTGGGCGCTAATCGCTTGATGGCTACTCTCACTGATGATGTGGGAACGCTTTCTAATACTATATTTTTGATTCCTTTTCTTTGCGTTGACATGGCCGTTGTTGTCGGCTGCTTGACTTATTTGAGTACGCTGTCTGGGACGGTTTTTGCAGTTGTATTTGCTTTTTTAGCTTTGACGATTGCTACGGTACAGTTGCTGCTGAACAAAATGCGAAAGTTTTTTGATTTGGCGCGGGAAGAACAAGATGTATTGTTCAAGCATTTTCGCAGCATTACTGAAGGAATTAAGGAATTGAAACTGCATTCGTCGCGCCGCCAAGAGTTTTTTGATGAAGAGTTGCAGGTAAGTGCTGCTGATTCCCGTGATTACAATTTGCAGGCGCTGAATACCGCTGCGGTGGCGACTGGAGTCGGACAGTTGCTATTTTTTATGTTGATTGGTTTGCTGCTGTTTGCTGTACCGAAATTTGTGCCAGTTTCTACTTCTGTTTTGTCGGCTTATATTCTGACAAGTACCTATTTGATGTCTCCGTTTCAGAATATTTTGCAGAGGTTGCCGGCAATTTTTCGAGCCAATACTGCTGTAGAAAAAATTGAGAGAATGGGATTGGCTTTGGCGAGTCAAGCTGAGATAACTGCTGCGGTTAAACCAGTTAAAACTGCTGATTGGCAAACACTTGAGTTGAAGGAGACTACTCACAGCTATCCGGGAGATCAGGAAGACAGCAATTTTATATTGGGCGAAATTAGTTTAAAGTTCCATCGTGGAGAGTTGGTGTTTATTGTGGGTGGAAATGGCAGCGGTAAGTCTACTTTTGCTAAGTTACTTACTGGTTTGTACATTCCTGAATCGGGAGAAATTTTGCTAGATGGACAGCGGATTACTAATGAAAACAGAGAGTGGTACAGGCAACATTTTTCGGCAATTTTTTCGGATTTCTATTTGTTTGAAAGGCTGTTGGGAATGACTAATCATGATTTGGACAAGCAGGCGGCTGAATATTTGCGAGAGTTTCATTTGGATAATAAGGTTGAGGTGAAAGATGGTGTTTTGTCAACTACGGCTTTGTCTCAGGGACAGCGAAAACGGTTGGCTTTGCTGACTGCTTATTTGGAAGATAGGCCGATTTATTTGTTTGATGAGTGGGCTTCGGATCAAGATCCGTTTTTTCGGGATATTTTTTACAAGCAGTTGTTACCGGAGTTGAAGCGGCGCGGTAAAACTGTGTTTGTTATCAGTCATGACGATCGCTATTTCGATTTAGCCGATCGCGCAATTAAACTAGATTACGGTAAAATCGAGTATGACCGACAAC
- a CDS encoding NAD(P)H-quinone oxidoreductase subunit N, with amino-acid sequence MDFATLAAQLNAGTILPEGIVIITLLVVLVGDLIVGRSSSNWTPYVAVAGLLTAVGALCLQWDNTNTISFLGGFNSDALSLLFRGIIALTAAVTILISVRYVLQTGTALAEFICILLTATLGGMFLSGADELVMIFISLETLSISSYLLTGYTKRDPRSNEAALKYLLIGASSSAVFLYGLSLLYGLSGGQTTLSAIAANLSTVNNGESLGLVIALVFAIAGIAFKISAVPFHQWTPDVYEGSPTPVVAFLSVGSKAAGFALAIRLLTSAFPALTAQWHLVFTALAILSMVLGNVVALAQTSMKRLLAYSSIAQAGFVMIGLVAGTEAGYSSMIFYMLVYLFMNLGAFACIILFSLRTGTDQISEYSGLYNKDPLLTLALSICLLSLGGIPPLAGFFGKIYLFWAGWQAGLYGLVILALITSVVSIYYYIRVVKMMVVKEPQEMSDSVKNYPPVRWNLQGMRPLQVSVVLTLVATTLAGVLSNPLFNLANDSVTKTPMLQSALSHLVPISAAKVESNLLSRND; translated from the coding sequence ATGGATTTTGCTACTCTTGCAGCCCAGCTAAATGCTGGAACTATCTTACCCGAGGGAATTGTCATCATCACCCTCTTGGTGGTTCTCGTCGGCGATTTAATCGTAGGCCGCAGTTCCTCTAATTGGACTCCCTACGTTGCCGTTGCCGGTTTGCTGACCGCCGTCGGTGCCTTGTGTTTGCAGTGGGATAACACTAACACTATCTCGTTTCTGGGCGGTTTTAACAGCGATGCCTTGAGTTTGTTGTTTCGCGGAATTATCGCTTTGACGGCGGCTGTCACTATTTTGATATCCGTCCGCTACGTACTGCAAACCGGTACGGCTTTAGCGGAATTTATCTGCATTTTACTCACCGCGACTTTGGGGGGAATGTTCCTCAGCGGCGCTGATGAATTGGTGATGATTTTTATTTCGTTGGAAACTCTGAGTATCTCGTCTTATTTGCTGACGGGTTACACAAAACGCGATCCGCGTTCCAATGAAGCTGCTTTGAAATATTTGTTAATTGGTGCGTCTTCTTCGGCGGTATTTCTCTACGGTTTGTCGCTGCTGTACGGATTGTCTGGCGGCCAAACTACGCTAAGTGCGATCGCAGCTAACCTTTCTACTGTGAATAACGGTGAATCTCTCGGTTTAGTGATTGCATTGGTTTTTGCGATCGCCGGAATCGCCTTTAAAATCTCCGCAGTTCCCTTCCACCAGTGGACTCCAGACGTTTACGAAGGTTCGCCGACACCCGTTGTCGCGTTCCTGTCTGTCGGTTCCAAAGCAGCCGGTTTTGCCCTAGCAATCCGCTTGTTAACCAGTGCATTCCCCGCACTTACCGCCCAGTGGCACTTGGTATTCACAGCCTTAGCCATCCTCAGCATGGTGTTAGGTAATGTAGTGGCCCTCGCCCAGACTAGCATGAAGCGGCTGTTAGCTTATTCGTCGATCGCCCAAGCCGGATTTGTGATGATTGGTTTAGTAGCAGGAACCGAAGCCGGTTACTCCAGCATGATATTTTATATGTTGGTTTACCTGTTCATGAACCTAGGCGCTTTCGCCTGCATCATCTTGTTCTCCCTGCGGACAGGAACCGATCAAATCAGCGAATACTCCGGTTTGTACAACAAAGATCCGCTGCTAACATTAGCATTGAGTATTTGCCTGCTTTCCCTCGGTGGAATTCCGCCCCTAGCTGGATTCTTCGGTAAAATTTACCTGTTCTGGGCTGGCTGGCAAGCTGGACTTTACGGCTTAGTTATCCTGGCATTAATCACCAGCGTAGTTTCAATTTACTACTACATCCGCGTCGTCAAAATGATGGTAGTAAAAGAACCTCAAGAAATGTCAGACTCGGTGAAAAATTATCCGCCCGTTCGCTGGAATCTTCAAGGAATGCGGCCTTTGCAAGTCAGCGTTGTACTCACCTTAGTTGCCACAACTTTGGCAGGTGTCCTATCGAATCCTTTGTTTAACTTAGCAAACGATTCTGTCACCAAAACTCCGATGTTGCAATCGGCATTGAGTCACCTTGTTCCGATTTCGGCGGCAAAAGTCGAATCAAATCTTTTGTCTCGCAACGATTAA
- a CDS encoding aminoglycoside phosphotransferase family protein has translation MELEGKPSSIGTPISEVEIDAALVYRLLENQHADLKHLPIHLVDSGWDNAMFRLGDELSVRLPRRKIAASLLENEQTWLPILADRLFLPVPTPYRVGKPAQGYPWPWSVLPWLPGVTADLEEPHANQAKCFASFLRSLHVPAPFNAPSNAFRGVPLQQRAASVEERMQRLKAKTNPIDREIENAWNVALNAPVDVEATWLHGDLHPRNVLVVNGAIAGIIDWGDMTSGDIATDIAAIWMLFGDRNARQRAIVEYTNASEATLQRAKGWAILFGVVFLDTGLIDNPRNALIGEKILRRVSESGRLLK, from the coding sequence ATGGAGTTGGAAGGAAAACCGAGTTCGATAGGAACACCGATATCCGAAGTCGAAATAGATGCAGCCCTCGTCTACAGATTGTTAGAAAACCAGCACGCAGATTTGAAACACTTGCCAATTCATCTCGTTGATTCTGGTTGGGATAATGCAATGTTTCGGCTGGGCGACGAGTTGTCGGTACGACTCCCGCGCCGAAAAATAGCAGCCTCCCTTCTCGAAAACGAGCAAACTTGGCTGCCGATTTTGGCCGATCGGCTTTTTCTGCCTGTTCCAACCCCTTACAGGGTTGGCAAGCCAGCACAGGGCTATCCTTGGCCGTGGAGTGTATTGCCCTGGCTGCCCGGTGTGACTGCCGATTTAGAAGAACCTCATGCCAATCAAGCAAAATGCTTTGCCTCTTTCTTGCGATCGTTGCACGTACCTGCGCCATTTAATGCGCCATCAAATGCGTTTCGTGGCGTACCGTTGCAGCAGCGGGCAGCTTCTGTTGAGGAACGGATGCAACGGCTAAAGGCGAAAACTAACCCGATCGATCGAGAGATCGAGAATGCTTGGAATGTGGCTTTAAACGCGCCTGTTGACGTTGAAGCAACATGGCTGCACGGCGATCTTCACCCGCGAAATGTGCTGGTTGTCAACGGTGCGATCGCCGGGATTATTGATTGGGGCGACATGACATCAGGCGATATTGCCACAGATATTGCTGCTATTTGGATGCTTTTTGGCGATCGAAATGCACGCCAACGGGCGATCGTAGAATATACAAATGCTTCGGAAGCAACACTGCAACGCGCCAAAGGATGGGCGATACTTTTTGGTGTTGTGTTCCTAGACACAGGGCTAATTGACAACCCAAGGAACGCGCTAATTGGGGAGAAAATATTGCGCCGTGTTTCTGAATCCGGGCGGTTGTTAAAGTGA
- a CDS encoding PadR family transcriptional regulator, translated as MFRNFLFRFPVLALVGDRGDRPGLDWFVFQHDEHHGRERGRHHGKHHGRPPHHESLDRNWGDEHRTRRGDIKFILLEMLSDGPSHGYNLIKEMESRYGEFRRLSPGSVYPTLQMLEEGGYLTSEQVSGKRVYTITDTGKELLAERSEQSPSDSSKEIRNVPPEFSELRNTVTELSALVMQIARSRNTARMSQVRELLEQVKRDIHGMLAEKSVEEDV; from the coding sequence ATGTTTAGAAACTTTTTGTTCCGCTTTCCAGTATTGGCATTAGTGGGCGATCGAGGCGATCGCCCAGGGTTAGATTGGTTTGTATTCCAACATGACGAACATCACGGGAGAGAGCGCGGGAGACATCACGGTAAACATCACGGAAGACCTCCCCACCACGAATCACTTGATAGAAACTGGGGAGACGAACATCGAACTCGCCGAGGCGACATTAAATTTATTCTGTTGGAGATGCTTTCCGATGGGCCCAGTCATGGTTACAACCTGATCAAAGAAATGGAAAGCCGCTATGGTGAATTCCGTCGTCTCAGTCCTGGTTCAGTCTATCCCACACTTCAAATGTTAGAAGAAGGGGGCTATTTAACCAGCGAGCAAGTAAGCGGCAAGCGCGTTTATACCATTACTGATACTGGTAAGGAACTCCTAGCAGAGCGTTCCGAGCAAAGCCCGTCGGACTCTTCTAAAGAGATCCGCAATGTGCCTCCAGAATTCAGTGAATTGCGGAATACTGTAACTGAGCTATCTGCTTTAGTGATGCAGATAGCTCGCAGCCGTAACACAGCCCGAATGAGTCAAGTGCGCGAACTTTTAGAGCAAGTCAAACGAGATATTCACGGAATGTTGGCAGAAAAATCTGTTGAGGAGGATGTATAG
- a CDS encoding AraC family transcriptional regulator, with amino-acid sequence MANHSSVEGYAKGRFYDRDRRDRKAQASPRPVRLLQIQGGKTYAGLYAKGDISITPAKMPLFARWDSDDRPMQIPIASRFIESVAVEAFEMNPERLELLSEFRTRDRQIESIGIMMLSELQQENLGGRLYIESLSNILAVHLLRQYFAAKPRLTIYEGGLPERQVLLVLEYINEHLSQDIKLADLAALLGMSQFHFSHMFKQAIGIAPYQYLLQQRVERAKDLGASQFCIIYSASII; translated from the coding sequence GTGGCGAATCACAGCAGCGTCGAAGGTTACGCCAAGGGTCGTTTCTACGATCGCGATCGGCGCGATCGCAAAGCCCAAGCATCACCTCGCCCTGTTCGCTTGCTGCAAATCCAGGGAGGCAAAACCTACGCAGGGCTGTACGCCAAAGGTGACATTTCCATAACGCCTGCAAAGATGCCGTTGTTTGCCCGTTGGGATAGTGACGATCGCCCGATGCAGATTCCGATTGCGTCTCGTTTCATCGAAAGTGTTGCTGTTGAAGCCTTTGAGATGAATCCAGAGCGGCTGGAATTGCTCTCGGAATTTCGGACGCGCGATCGACAAATTGAGTCGATCGGCATTATGATGCTTTCGGAACTGCAACAGGAGAATTTAGGCGGAAGACTCTACATCGAATCGTTGTCAAATATCCTAGCAGTGCATTTGCTCAGACAATACTTTGCTGCCAAACCGCGCCTGACAATTTACGAGGGTGGTTTGCCCGAGCGTCAAGTTCTTCTAGTATTGGAATACATAAACGAACACCTAAGTCAAGACATTAAGCTTGCAGATTTAGCGGCATTGCTGGGTATGAGTCAGTTTCATTTTAGCCATATGTTCAAACAGGCGATCGGAATAGCTCCTTATCAATATCTACTCCAGCAACGAGTAGAACGGGCGAAGGATTTGGGAGCATCTCAGTTTTGCATTATTTATAGTGCGAGTATTATATAG